From Aptenodytes patagonicus chromosome 1, bAptPat1.pri.cur, whole genome shotgun sequence, one genomic window encodes:
- the UPK1B gene encoding uroplakin-1b: MAKSDDGICILQGPLVFGNVVIGMCGIALTAECIFFVSDPHGLYPLLEATENDDIYAAAWIGIFVGFALFALSILGIVGVIKSNRTLLLVYIILMLITYAFEMASCITAATHRDFLTPNLFLKQMLERYQKSETVNNNDKWMTEGVTKTWNKLMLQNQCCGVHGPSDWQEYMSAFRMTHSDADFPWPHNCCVMDAQGSPVNLDGCKLGVPGYYNSNGCYDAISGPMNTHAWGVAWFGFAILCWTFCVLFGTMFYWSRIEY, encoded by the exons ATGGCAAAAAGCGATGATGGCATATGCATTTTGCAGGGTCCATTAGTCTTTGGGAATGTGGTCATTGGG ATGTGCGGCATTGCCCTGACAGCAGAGTGCATCTTCTTTGTGTCCGATCCCCATGGTCTCTACCCTCTGCTGGAAGCCACAGAAAACGATGACATCTATGCTGCCGCTTGGATTGGCATCTTTGTTGGCTTTGCACTCTTTGCTCTGTCTATCCTTGGCATTGTTGGAGTCATTAAGTCCAACAGGACCTTGCTGCTGGTG TATATTATTCTGATGCTGATCACTTACGCATTTGAAATGGCTTCTTGCATCACGGCAGCGACTCACCGAGACTTC ctcaCTCCGAATCTCTTCCTGAAGCAAATGCTGGAGAGGTATCAGAAGTCAGAGACAGTAAATAACAATGACAAATGGATGACTGAAGGGGTCACAAAGACATGGAATAAACTCATGCTTCAG AATCAGTGCTGCGGAGTGCATGGCCCCTCCGACTGGCAGGAGTACATGTCTGCCTTCCGCATGACACACAGCGATGCTGACTTCCCTTGGCCGCACAATTGCTGTGTCATGGATGCCCAAGGGTCTCCCGTCAACCTCGATGGCTGCAAGCTTGGAGTCCCCGGCTACTATAACAGCAAC GGTTGTTATGACGCTATTTCTGGGCCAATGAACACACATGCCTGGGGTGTtgcctggtttggttttgctaTCCTCTGCTGGACT TTCTGCGTCCTCTTTGGTACCATGTTCTACTGGAGCAGAATTGAGTACTGA